DNA sequence from the Salmo trutta chromosome 28, fSalTru1.1, whole genome shotgun sequence genome:
TGGGGTGGGGGtcctggagggggatggagagggaagTCTGCTACCACCTCAGCCTCCCCAGCCCAGACGCTCTCAGAGGCAGCAACAGAGATATAAGAAGCCAGCGGAGGAAGAGGCCTGTGTGGTCCTCTCCAACTCCACGTCCCACAACGAATCCGGACAGAGGAAGCAGGACAACATAGAGGTCAGCTGCAGTATGATGGCCTCTTCTCATAACCACTCCCACAGTGAAGCAGACGACCACACCTCATGTTCCATCTGCATGGGAGACATGGTGGAGAGGACCACGTTAGAGAGGTATAGCTACATATTTCACTTTTGTGTTCAGTAATTCTTAAGGTTTTTCCAAACGATGAAATGTGTCAGCCTTTACTGCTATTGATGCTATGTAATGTTTTCAAAATTATAAGTAAAagtgttctctctgtctttctctttgacCCCCTCCCCCAGGTGCGGCCACGCATTCTGCCGGCTGTGTCTGGACCAGGccttcaaggtgaagagagcgtGTCCTGTGTGTCGTCAGGTGTACGGCCAGCTCATAGGGAACCAGCCTACTACCGGGTGTATGATGGTGGAGAGGGACCCAGATCTGGAGTTACCAGGACACGAGGGGTATGGGTGTATCTGCATCATCTACAGCTTCCCACCTGGTTTACAGGCAGTgagtatgtatgtaatgtaatgtaattatGTATGTATACTAAAGAAACATGGAAGGGTATAGAAATGGGAACTAGTAAGACGTTTTGGCTAGTCCATTACCTTTTCAGGGTTTTTGGGCTAGCCCATTACCTTTTCAGGGTTTTTGGGCTAGCCCATTACCTTTTCAGGGTTTTTGGGCTAGCCCATTACCTTTTCAGGGTTTTTGGGCTAGCCCATTACCTTTTCAGGGTTTTTGGGCTAGCCCATTACCTTTTCAGGGTTTTTGGGCTAGCCCATTACCTTTTCAGGATTTTTGGGCTAGCCCATTACCTTTTCAGGGTTTTCCTATATCTGACACATTTACATGGCAAACCATCTCTCTTTAGTATCTTTATTTGTGGCGAATACAGCAATGTTTGCTAATCCCAGCTCTCCATTCTTATACTTGGATCTTTTAATGGTTCATATCAAGGCTGTATAACAACCGGGCCGTGAttggggagtcccatagggcggcgcacaatgtcccagtgtcgtccgggtttggccggtgtaggccgtcattttaaataaggatttgttcttaactgacttgcctagttaaataaaatacagtcCATGCTTGAAGTAATGTTGTTGAAGGTCTATACCACTTTACTTCATTTCTGTGGATATAATTGTTCATGTTCTTTTCTAACATTCCTCTGAATTATGCCTGGGTCCTGCAGCCGGAGCACCCTAACCCAGGGGTGAGGTACCCTGGGACGGACCGCGTGGCTTACCTCCCAGACAGCCCAGAGGGGAACCGGGTCCTGGGCCTGCTCCGCCGGGCCTTCGAACAGCGCCTCATCTTCACCATAGGGACCTCCATGACCACAGGAATGCATAACGTCATTACCTGGAACGACATCCACCACAAGACTTCCTTATGGGGCGGACCACACTGGTATGGAAACAGATGTCTTTACTGAAGGCTATTGGAGATTTAAGTGTTTGTGAGATGTGACAAGTCATGTTTACATATTTGTGAAGAAAGCTATTGATGACTGCTTGAATGGAAGTCAAATAGAATCATATGACTTTAGTTTGTTCTTATGAGATGTAACAgaaatatttttttcactttaTATCAATAGAAACCTATCCATGTTTTGAGCATGTGGTGGGGGGTTCAATTGTGATTACTGTGGTGCATTTGCTCCTAGAAGAAAGTCTAGCTGTTCCTGTGATTACAACAACTCTCTGACCTGCTGAGCGTTTTCTgttcattcctcctgacagctttGGATACCCAGACCCCACCTACCTGGTGAGAGTGACCGAGGAACTCAGAGAGAAAGGCATCACTGCAGACTGACCGTACAGATTCTAGAATGATTATTCTAGGAACACTTTAGGAATTTTAGGAACCTCTGGCTATCCTGccctgctgctgctggtggttgCTAGGCTGCAGGCTCCTGGACCTAGACCCTGCAGAGCAGCGGATGAATACGAGATGTGACTGGGCCCCACAGTAGCCACAGGAGTACAGCCCAGTAGAGGCCCACTTATCCCTACAAGACCACTTGATGGGGTGACTCCTACCTTCCACTTCAGTCGAATTTTCACtaatcatgcattgatgtcaattgGAGACAATTCGACTTAAGTGGAAGTGAACATTTGTCTAAAGTGGAATTTAGGATTCACCCTTATGTTCCTATCCTCGTTATCTATCTTCCGAGTTCGGCTCAACCCAGCAGCACTTTGTGTGGAAGAAAACATACAAATGAGTGCAGTGCAATCTCTGTGTGAGCTGTTTTTGGCTGCACTCATCCAAGTATTTATCACATAGGGATTTATAATGTGGAGGTGCATTCTacttaaatattattttgaaaccTAAGTTCAAAGAATAGTCCTATTTTGTCTGTTATATTAATGTTTATTTCCACGCTGGGGGACACATTCTTTATTTACCTGTTAAAAACACATGATTTGTGCTCTGTCCAGTACGCTCGTCGAATAATTATATTTTTCTTTATGTAATTATGTTAATAATAACCTGTTATTTACACTGAATTAAGACAGTACTCGAGATAGTTGGTGGCAGGCAGAATAGTACTGTCTGTTTTCAATAGAAAGCTCCtaaagaaataatacaatttcTCTGAAAGGAGTTGCACTCGAAGGCACTTTGtcaaggagggagggagtccatCAGTAGTTCAGTCACTGTTAGAGGGGGAGTTGTTCTCTGCATAGAATAAGAATTATCCTTTTGAATTAGAATGATCATTCTAATTCTGTGGTTCTCTGCTTCCACTTCAGGGAACTGGTAGATGGAAGAATGCTCTGAGCAAAGCCAGGCAGACGTTAGTCGTTAGCAGCCGTGAAGCTAATAGCCTGGTAGCTATAAGTTGATGTCAATTTGCTTAGAGCCCTTCATTTCCCTTTTGATCTTCCTCTCCTTTGATTTCTTCTCCTTTTTACTTAAATAGGAAGAATGTTTTCTATTTgatgtctctctctgctgcaccGTTCGGTTGTAGCTGATGAACCAGGAATGTCCAGATAGACTGACTACTAAGTATGAGATTCATTGTCATTCCTGACcgtcccttgctctctctctcctctcggcCCTCGGTTATTTCTCTACTCTTAAGATGTTAtccctcccaggaccaggccctgtattcacaaagtgtctcagagtagtagGGCTGATGTAGGATCAGTGTGGCCTTTTCAATCATAATGAATGAGTAGggaccctgatcctagatcaacactcatACTCTAACAAGCTTAATGAATAGGAGATCAGGTTTTGAACGAAGTTCAGTTTGAtttccagccagccagtcagtcagcactCCTCATGTTC
Encoded proteins:
- the dtx3 gene encoding putative E3 ubiquitin-protein ligase DTX3 isoform X1 — its product is MVESANNFFSSDEMSVRGGQGSDEVLVSQAVWDYLAAAGQPWLIDFQDKQGLSAGIIRRGERGGCCAVRLRPIEGSHSGGGPGMMEEGPISNETRKAFIDLCRCARKEMSKQDGGPKRKRSLLPCVGVGVLEGDGEGSLLPPQPPQPRRSQRQQQRYKKPAEEEACVVLSNSTSHNESGQRKQDNIEVSCSMMASSHNHSHSEADDHTSCSICMGDMVERTTLERCGHAFCRLCLDQAFKVKRACPVCRQVYGQLIGNQPTTGCMMVERDPDLELPGHEGYGCICIIYSFPPGLQAPEHPNPGVRYPGTDRVAYLPDSPEGNRVLGLLRRAFEQRLIFTIGTSMTTGMHNVITWNDIHHKTSLWGGPHCFGYPDPTYLVRVTEELREKGITAD
- the dtx3 gene encoding putative E3 ubiquitin-protein ligase DTX3 isoform X2; this encodes MGSQVSSDEMSVRGGQGSDEVLVSQAVWDYLAAAGQPWLIDFQDKQGLSAGIIRRGERGGCCAVRLRPIEGSHSGGGPGMMEEGPISNETRKAFIDLCRCARKEMSKQDGGPKRKRSLLPCVGVGVLEGDGEGSLLPPQPPQPRRSQRQQQRYKKPAEEEACVVLSNSTSHNESGQRKQDNIEVSCSMMASSHNHSHSEADDHTSCSICMGDMVERTTLERCGHAFCRLCLDQAFKVKRACPVCRQVYGQLIGNQPTTGCMMVERDPDLELPGHEGYGCICIIYSFPPGLQAPEHPNPGVRYPGTDRVAYLPDSPEGNRVLGLLRRAFEQRLIFTIGTSMTTGMHNVITWNDIHHKTSLWGGPHCFGYPDPTYLVRVTEELREKGITAD